Proteins encoded within one genomic window of Pieris rapae chromosome 1, ilPieRapa1.1, whole genome shotgun sequence:
- the LOC110999923 gene encoding putative phosphatidate phosphatase translates to MSEHNLLIKICLDVIALLIVGFAWLALLLWAKPYERGYFQNDQSLSLPFKEEAISETLLAGLGFALLIITILIVEIIRNIKGKSVSDKSLCGTEIPGWVWESYVAIGLFTFGAACQQLLVTMTKYVIGRLRPHFFDLCVPSILSTTRQGYVSEFSCAGAGGAAKLKDMRLSFPSAHASFSMYCAVFFILYIQVSARWRGSKLLRHVAQFVVLLAAWYVGLSRVVDNMHHPSDVAVGFTVGAVAALITFAYLYKPKIVERRTSWLTEPSTQPEFLPRPVLMTRNN, encoded by the exons ATGTCGgaacataatttgttaataaaaatttgtttagatGTCATAGCTCTCTTGATCG ttgGATTCGCTTGGCTCGCTCTGCTTCTGTGGGCCAAACCTTATGAGCGAGGTTATTTCCAAAATGATCAGTCACTTAGTCTTCCGTTTAAAGAAGAAGCTATCTCCGAAACTCTGCTTGCAGGCCTTGGATTTGCTTTATTAATCATCACT ATACTAATTGTTGAAATAATACGAAATATCAAGGGCAAGTCAGTCTCGGATAAGTCACTTTGCGGTACTGAGATTCCTGGATGGGTGTGGGAGTCATATGTGGCCATTGGGTTGTTCACATTTGGGGCCGCTTGTCAACAACTATTGGTCACCATGACCAAATATGTCATTGGACGGTTGAGACCACATTTCTTTGAT CTATGTGTGCCTTCGATCTTGAGTACTACCAGACAAGGTTACGTGTCAGAGTTTTCCTGCGCCGGCGCAGGGGGTGCAGCAAAATTGAAAGACATGCGTCTTTCCTTCCCCAGTGCGCACGCCAGCTTTTCCATGTACTGTGCCGTTTTCTTCATA ttgtACATACAAGTGAGCGCTAGATGGCGCGGATCGAAATTGTTGCGTCACGTGGCACAGTTTGTTGTTCTACTCGCCGCGTGGTACGTGGGTCTTTCCCGTGTGGTAGACAACATGCACCATCCCAGTGACGTTGCCGTCGGGTTCACAGTTGGAGCGGTGGCAGCGCTAATTACT TTCGCATACTTGTACAAGCCGAAGATTGTCGAGCGTCGTACGTCATGGCTCACCGAGCCTTCGACCCAACCGGAATTCCTACCAAGACCTGTATTAATGACGCGTAATAATTAA
- the LOC110999943 gene encoding putative phosphatidate phosphatase, whose protein sequence is MSREERSLHMLRKFVIDCFCICALIALVIVTRDVWQGFKRGFFCGDESLMYPYKPDTVSTDMLRLFGIGLPAIAILFCEWMLLRKEDDEPCFKFPLPLWMRGFYCVFACFSYGICFVELTTNVAKNVIGRPRPHFFDLCRPNVNCSLSQWQHRYIESHEFECTGNNYTDKFNDMHMSFLSGHSSLSAYTMIYLALYLEKRMVWRSTRIFRHVLQFSAVMLSWFTALSRVTDYKHHWSDVLAGYFTGLAFAVLVWTWGTDLLQPKSKHQLVLQHEICSQQQKAESA, encoded by the exons ATGTCGCGAGAAGAGAGATCTCTGCATATGCTGAGAAAATTCGTTATCGACTGCTTTTGTATTTGTGCAC TGATTGCGCTGGTAATTGTAACGAGAGATGTATGGCAGGGATTTAAACGTGGTTTCTTCTGCGGCGATGAGAGCCTTATGTACCCCTACAAACCTGACACGGTTTCAACCGATATGCTGAGACTGTTTGGAATAGGCCTCCCCGCTATAGCG ATTCTATTTTGCGAATGGATGTTACTTCGGAAAGAAGATGATGAGCCATGCTTCAAGTTTCCTCTGCCTTTGTGGATGAGAGGATTCTATTGCGTCTTTGCTTGCTTCTCATATGGGATCTGTTTTGTTGAGCTGACTACAAATGTTGCGAAGAACGTCATCGGAAGACCACGACCTCATTTCTTTGAT CTTTGCCGTCCAAATGTTAATTGCAGTTTGTCACAGTGGCAACATCGTTACATAGAGAGCCATGAGTTCGAATGTACTGGCAATAATTATACTGATAAGTTCAATGACATGCACATGTCCTTCTTAAGTGGTCACTCCTCATTGTCAGCGTATACTATGATATATTTAGCT CTCTACCTGGAAAAACGGATGGTCTGGCGCAGCACAAGGATCTTCCGCCATGTCCTCCAGTTCTCAGCTGTCATGTTGAGTTGGTTCACGGCCCTATCACGTGTAACAGACTACAAACACCACTGGAGTGATGTTCTCGCTGGGTACTTCACCGGTCTCGCTTTTGCCGTTCTCGTT tggACCTGGGGTACAGACCTCTTGCAGCCGAAGAGTAAGCACCAACTAGTTTTACAACACGAAATCTGTTCACAACAACAAAAAGCGGAATCAGCataa